DNA from Nematostella vectensis chromosome 5, jaNemVect1.1, whole genome shotgun sequence:
CCTAACACTTCTAACTTCAAGTTGAAATCTGCTATAGAATCACTATCTATCAAACCTTTTCTACAAGCCAGTTGACTACCAAAAATGTCCCCAATTATGGTTTTCTTGGAATCAGTGCTCATTTTAAGTGAAACCATTTGGGCCTCGCAGTTGTCTTAACATGCGCAGTAACGGGAACATTGATTGCACCCTCGAGGGGCTACAACAAACCCCTTAAGGATGAACCACGATCAAATCCTACAAACTTAGTGGATTCAAACTTTTCATTTTGCTGAactaatttattattataagagAGTACCTGATCATAAGAGAAAACAACTCTCAGCACAGGGGTCCCCtgtgaatttttttatacACATATTGTTTTGTGCAAGGTCCAGCAATGCTACAAATTCCTGttcattttgttttaccttaaCTCTACTACGAGCATTGTTTACCTGCCCGATGTTTTTTGGAAGGGCTAAATCTGCTTCGCAGTTGATAGCCCCCTGCTTCCTTTGATATATCAGAGAAAATGGAGGAAGTTGAAGTGGATGTTGCATGAAAAGGTTCCCCAGTTCTCTTTCTCTTTTGAGTGCTCACACCATGCGGTTGGTTAAGGAAATAAAATTCCTGGAGACCATGATCTGATTCTTTTTCACTACTGTCTTTAATAGTTGTGGTAATTCGGCGATAGTCATCATATTCTGGATTTTTGTGACGCCAATATATGGTTGTCATGAGGGCTTCATCATCTTGGAGCATAGGCCGTTGGTCCTTTTTTCTGGACATCATGTATCCATTTATAACCTATTGAAAATCAAACAGAGTTATTCCCGACGTATTCCCAAAATTATGCTCAAATCTCACTTTACCTTGAAATGCaaaatcttccctccccctcagGGTAATTAATAAACATTCCCTTGTTTAGAGGTGCCTGAACAGGAGGCTACCAACAGCCTAACCATTCCTACTAGACATGTTAATCCCTGCCCCTTGTACTCCATTGAAGTGCAAAACATGTGCTTTCAATGTTTCGTCGAATCCATTTTTTCCAATAAATTATAAAGGAGCAAAAAGTAGCACAAATTTGGAGAGGCAAATAATACCTTTCCATCCTTTATCTTGTACACTTTGAGTGAATTGCCCAAGTTCCAAAACGTACCATTGTCGGTCACAAGCCAGTCACCTTTGTGTTTCAGTTTCGACCTATCAACAATGAACTTCATGTCCTCCTCCACAGAGGGTGGCCTTTTCGTACAAATCATTTTAGGATTGATTGCAAGGTGAAGCTTATCGAGCTTTGTCAGAGGTTGTCTTCCTTTTGTGCGGTAAGAAGATTTGGGATCGATGAGATGCCATCTTTCTTTTGCATCATCTCCTTTCCCGCCCTCTTTGCCTTTTGCATTTCTCTGTCATGTTGCCGCTTCTGTAAATCCACGTATGATGGTCCCCTGGTCCCTGGTACCTGTTTTAATCCCTTTTAGTTCCACTTCAATAACAATGGTGTCCTGAACTTTGGCCATGCACACATCAAGAAGAGACATGATTGGTTGATTTGGGGCATTTTTTTGGGGAGAAGGCAGTAAAATAAATCCCCTTCTATCATGCCACCATGCAAGCCATGTATTTAAATAAGCTCTGGTGAGAGAATAATTGATAAATGCATCTAATTTGGCTTTAGAGGTGTTGTAGGCTACAGCGGTTTCACTCATTAGCAACTCATCAGTTAGAAACTTGAATCGTTAAGCGCTGACCTCATCAAGCTTTCCTGTTTTTTAATTCCTTGAATCCTTAAAGTTGAATTTTTTTGCTTCAGTACCAAACACTGTATTAATTGCAGCCATGTTCAAGCCAGCCATGTCTGCACCAGCCTGCTGGTGCGAATTGGTAGCTATCATCCTGTTTCACTTTTTGGAGGCCCTCATTGAAAAGAGTCCAGAAAAGTTTGACGTTTTTAGATGTTGATTCCATTGTGCTTTCTTAGTAGAGGGTGATATAAATTTGCTGAGAGTGTTACAAACCCCCTGCAACGTTTTCTTTTACCATCAAAATCGCTTTTCCTTTACCCATTTTGAATACAAAGGATGGTTTTTCTGGGTTCCCACGACTATCGTTAATCTTATAGATGTAGAACTGGTCATTCTTGTCGCAGTATTGTTTAAAAGTAATCACTGCTTCATAGTCATGTCCAACTGGCTGGAGGCAAATATCCTTTGGTAAAATGAAATTTATGTTTAGTGTGCAATCTTGTTATTGCCGTTAGGCATGAAAGAGTCTGTCATAGAGCACTCTGACGGTTTGGATACTTGATTCAATGGATATATTCACGTTTAAACACGTTTTTCGTGTTTCAATACTTTTTAATATCTCTAACACATTTATATGTTCTAAAAGTACATCgacaacaaaaaagaaacctGTAAAAACCTTAGCTGCCATTATCTGCAGTACATTGCTACGTAGCCTGATGTTGACTGGATTTTGATTTCCAGCCCCGAATAACCCCCGTAACAAGTCTACTTTAAGATATGGATGATCCCCAACCCTATGTAAAATTCATTCTGTTGCGGCCTCAACTAATTCTGATTCTGACATGTATTTTTTGAAGGAAGGATTAAGCCTCTGGTAGGAAGCAAAGCCCTTTACACCAGCATAGTCCAGTCTAGCAGACTTGGCCTCTCTTATTGCACATTCCACCATTACTAGTATTTCTTCCTCGTCCACCATGCTAGTCTTCTGTGAAGAATAAATTCAGCAATAAATATTGGAAATTTTCAGTAACTTGCAAGTCGGGAAGCCTGTAgactatttttttcaaaatagccaatcagagatgTCCATTATACAAGAGTATCTGTTAAGGGACCAGTCATTATTTATCTATAGGGGGGGCTGGgagaaaaaaagggggggtcAAGGCCATTTTAAATTAGCAAAGAGGGGGGGTCATTGTATTTTAGGTACAATAAACAGGGGGGGCCATCTTGTTAATCAGCATGATTTTTCAAAGAGTTGTTATATTGAAAACCAGTTAGATGAGATGTTATGTAggataaagaattgacaattTATGAAAATACCATTTGAATATCATGACATTTATCAATAATTTTctgtaaaacaacaacattttcaACAAAAAGAGTGAACATCATCTTATTAAAGTGCGGCAATGGTCTGCCCTATTATTGCAAGTGCATCGAGCGCAAAAAAGCCCTGATTGAATAGAAGGTCTAACTTCATGATGTCACAACTCTTCAACAGTCCTAAGGCCTCAGTGTTAATCTCATCCTCGCACACAGCATGTTGACTTTGTAAGGCTACATTATATCCATCAGGGAAGCAGAGAGTATAGGTAAACTCATCTGTAAGCTTGACAATCAGTTTATGCATTGCAGTGTCTtctcttttcctttttctttttttggctttgcaagcattttcttttcttcttctcttTGCAAGACTTGACTTTTTCTTTAAGCTTACGGAAGATAATGACTTATAGGTTACTCCAATACTGATAAGCTTAGACTTGGCATTTGTTATTGTATCAATAAGACCTTTTAAGTGCCCAATCTGAGATTCATAATACTTCTCCTGTTCCTTTGCCCATGCATGAGAGTGTCGTCCACTGGCTATGAATAGTTCACCATAACTATTTTCAGTTTCACTTTTTCGTGCAAGAAGTGCTTTTTCCAAACATGATAGCTCTTTGACTCCACGCTCGCAATTTGAAACATCAGCTGGACTGATGCATGGCAGAGAGCCCAAGTATTTACCAAAGCAAGCATTGTTATCATTACtcaaaatataattgagtttcTGTTCTATTTTCTCTGTCTCGGTCTTTGCTTCCCACCTCTTTCTTCTCTCTTTAAATAGGTACTCTTCAAATGCACAGTCACTCATATGGGGCTTTGCAGCTTCAAACATCTCTGGCAAGATTTCATTGAAATACTTAGTACGTGGGTGTTGAGGGTTTTCATACCAATATTTGGACTTTTGGTATGGCAATGGATCTCTTGTGGGTTGCTTTGAAGAACCTGGGAGAACTGGAGAAAAAGAGGATTAACAAAAATGACAATAAGTTTGACTGTGAGTAATAAAATACTCTGAAGTCTTGAATATGGGATAGAGGAAAATAAACAGATTAATATATAAGTGGAAATTAATAACCATGGGCTatcaaaatttctttaaaatacataaaagtgCATGAACTATTATTGGGAACTTCAGAGTACAGTGTACATTATATTATGTAAggtaaaaatattctaaattcTAGTCTTTTTGTTCACAATAGCACTAAagcaatttgaattttttgcAACAACAAAACTTGTTTATATCTTCATTTTAAAAAGATCTTAATATCAAAACTTTAAACATACCTGACTGAACTAAAGGTGTTTTGGTTTTGACTGCATCGAGTTTGTTGTTAATTGCTTTCTGTCTCATTGAAAGTTTGAGTTCTTCAATCTTGAGTAATATCTTTTTCCTTTGTCCTCTTTTCAAAATTCCTATTTCTTCCAACTCTTGGTCAGTTATTGTAGCAACAACATCAAGATCATCGTATCCTTCGTCTACAAATAGGCTTTGAAACTCCGATAATCCACAATCATGGAGCCATTTAGTCACATTGTTTATCGcttcatccgcca
Protein-coding regions in this window:
- the LOC116607137 gene encoding uncharacterized protein LOC116607137 isoform X1, with product MADEAINNVTKWLHDCGLSEFQSLFVDEGYDDLDVVATITDQELEEIGILKRGQRKKILLKIEELKLSMRQKAINNKLDAVKTKTPLVQSVLPGSSKQPTRDPLPYQKSKYWYENPQHPRTKYFNEILPEMFEAAKPHMSDCAFEEYLFKERRKRWEAKTETEKIEQKLNYILSNDNNACFGKYLGSLPCISPADVSNCERGVKELSCLEKALLARKSETENSYGELFIASGRHSHAWAKEQEKYYESQIGHLKGLIDTITNAKSKLISIGVTYKSLSSVSLKKKSSLAKRRRKENACKAKKRKRKREDTAMHKLIVKLTDEFTYTLCFPDGYNVALQSQHAVCEDEINTEALGLLKSCDIMKLDLLFNQGFFALDALAIIGQTIAAL